A genome region from Ottowia testudinis includes the following:
- the dnaE gene encoding DNA polymerase III subunit alpha, producing MFVHLRLHTEFSVVDGTTRVDEVVKAAARDRQPALAITDFGNLFGAIKFYKAARGAGVKPLIGAEVLLEGRESEQEAPSRVLLLVVNQQGYLNLSELLARAWTQGVVKAQAVVRWAWLTELADGLILLSGAQAGPVGQALLQGQTQQASDVALQLAELFPHRFYLELQRAGRADDEAHVAAAVQLAARLKLPVVATHPVQFATPDDYEAHEARVCIAEGEILGNPRRVRRFTPEQYFKSSAEMTGLFADLPSAVANAAEIAQRCNLSLVLGKPQLPEFPVPEGHTIETYFRQASMDGLEERLHHLYPDAAKRDAERPRYLERLEFEIDTILKMGFPGYFLIVGDFINWAKANGCPVGPGRGSGAGSLVAYALKITDLDPLEYQLLFERFLNPERVSMPDFDIDFCQANRDRVIDYVKAKYGKNAVSQIATFGTMAARAAIRDVGRVLDMSYTFCDGISKLIPNKPGQHITIDGALKVEPLLAERLAKEDEVKTLLALAQKLEGLTRNVGMHAGGVLIAPGKLTDFTPLYQQPGSESAVSQYDKDDVEAVGLVKFDFLGLATLTILEIAKDLIVQRHAGQADFAFENIALDDAKTYKLFQDGRTEAVFQFESRGMQGMLRDARPTRLEDLIALNALYRPGPMDLIPSFVARKHGREPVEYPHPLVAEMLSETYGIMVYQEQVMQTAQILGGYSLGGADLLRRAMGKKKPEEMAEHRLIFREGAAKNGISEHKADEIFDLMEKFAGYGFNKSHAAAYSLLAYHTGWLKVHYTAEFFCANMTVEMDNTDKLKVLYEDALKEGMGFEPPDVNRGGYRFEPVSDKLIRYGLGAIKGTGQQAIEAIVAAREGRGSGPAGGESGPFASLFDFCRRIDRTRVNKRTVEALIRAGAFDALQMNRAALAAALDLAFDFAAAAEANANQGGLFDLMDDGHGSSTQEPELPQITPWGVKERLSLEKTAIGFYLSGHLFDEVEREVRQFVRRRLDELVDSREPQLLAGIVGDFRVINGQRGRLGLFKLDDKSRSLDARVEESLIQQHRNLLKDDEFIVVMAKAMPDRFSGGLQLNVTQIWDLPAARCRFGKFLRVAAGGGKAPDVRRLLAEYPPQVEHTEHGDLLRGLPVRLLIERRLDKGGVMAQVQLGDQAQFFPSDAALASWMAQADDGRAAIVYE from the coding sequence ATGTTTGTTCATTTGCGTTTGCATACCGAGTTTTCAGTCGTCGACGGCACCACGCGGGTGGATGAAGTTGTCAAGGCGGCCGCGCGCGACCGGCAGCCGGCATTGGCCATCACCGATTTCGGCAACCTGTTCGGCGCCATCAAGTTCTACAAGGCCGCGCGCGGCGCGGGCGTCAAGCCGCTGATCGGCGCCGAGGTGCTGCTGGAAGGGCGTGAATCGGAGCAGGAGGCGCCCAGCCGCGTGCTGCTGCTGGTGGTGAACCAGCAGGGCTATCTGAATTTGTCCGAGCTGCTGGCCCGTGCATGGACACAGGGCGTGGTCAAGGCGCAGGCGGTGGTGCGCTGGGCCTGGCTGACGGAGTTGGCTGACGGCCTGATCCTTTTGTCGGGCGCCCAGGCGGGACCGGTGGGTCAGGCGTTGCTGCAGGGGCAGACCCAGCAGGCGAGCGATGTGGCGCTGCAGCTGGCCGAGCTGTTTCCGCACCGCTTTTACCTGGAGCTGCAGCGTGCCGGCCGTGCCGACGACGAAGCCCATGTGGCGGCCGCCGTGCAGCTGGCCGCGCGCCTGAAGTTGCCGGTGGTGGCCACGCACCCGGTGCAGTTCGCCACACCGGACGACTACGAGGCGCATGAGGCGCGCGTGTGCATCGCCGAGGGCGAGATCCTGGGCAACCCGCGCCGCGTGCGCCGCTTCACGCCCGAGCAGTATTTCAAGTCATCGGCCGAGATGACCGGGCTGTTTGCCGACTTGCCTTCCGCCGTGGCCAACGCGGCCGAGATCGCCCAGCGCTGCAACCTGAGCCTGGTGCTGGGCAAACCGCAACTGCCCGAGTTTCCGGTGCCTGAGGGCCACACCATCGAGACCTACTTCCGCCAGGCGTCGATGGATGGCCTGGAGGAGCGCCTGCATCACCTTTATCCCGATGCGGCCAAGCGTGACGCCGAGCGCCCGCGTTACCTGGAGCGGCTGGAGTTCGAGATCGACACCATCCTCAAGATGGGCTTTCCAGGCTATTTCCTGATCGTGGGCGACTTCATCAACTGGGCCAAGGCCAATGGCTGCCCCGTGGGGCCAGGCCGCGGCTCGGGCGCGGGATCGCTGGTGGCGTATGCGCTGAAGATCACCGATCTGGATCCGCTGGAATATCAGCTGCTGTTCGAGCGCTTTCTGAACCCCGAACGCGTATCGATGCCTGACTTCGACATCGACTTCTGCCAGGCCAACCGCGACCGCGTGATCGACTACGTGAAGGCCAAGTACGGCAAGAACGCAGTCAGCCAGATCGCCACCTTCGGCACCATGGCCGCGCGCGCGGCGATCCGCGACGTCGGCCGCGTGCTCGACATGAGCTATACGTTTTGCGACGGCATCAGCAAGCTCATCCCCAACAAGCCGGGCCAGCACATCACCATCGACGGCGCGCTGAAAGTGGAGCCGCTGCTGGCCGAGCGCCTGGCCAAGGAAGACGAGGTGAAGACACTGCTGGCGCTGGCGCAAAAATTGGAAGGGCTGACGCGCAACGTCGGCATGCACGCGGGCGGCGTGCTGATTGCGCCCGGCAAGCTGACCGATTTCACGCCGCTTTATCAGCAGCCCGGCAGCGAATCGGCCGTGAGCCAGTACGACAAGGACGACGTCGAGGCCGTGGGCCTGGTCAAGTTCGACTTTCTGGGGCTGGCGACGCTGACGATTCTGGAGATCGCCAAGGACTTGATCGTCCAGCGCCACGCCGGTCAGGCCGACTTTGCCTTTGAGAACATCGCGCTGGACGACGCCAAGACCTACAAGCTGTTCCAGGACGGCCGCACCGAAGCCGTGTTCCAGTTTGAAAGCCGCGGCATGCAAGGTATGCTGCGCGACGCCAGGCCGACGCGGCTGGAAGACCTGATCGCCCTGAACGCGCTGTACCGCCCCGGGCCGATGGACCTGATCCCCAGCTTTGTCGCCCGCAAGCACGGACGCGAGCCGGTCGAGTACCCGCACCCGCTGGTGGCCGAGATGCTGAGCGAGACCTACGGCATCATGGTCTATCAGGAGCAGGTGATGCAGACGGCGCAGATTCTGGGCGGCTACAGCCTGGGCGGCGCCGACCTGCTGCGCCGCGCCATGGGCAAGAAAAAGCCCGAGGAGATGGCCGAGCACCGCCTGATCTTCCGCGAGGGCGCGGCCAAGAACGGCATCAGCGAACACAAGGCCGACGAAATATTCGACCTGATGGAGAAGTTCGCTGGCTACGGCTTCAACAAGTCGCACGCCGCCGCCTACTCGCTGCTGGCCTACCACACCGGCTGGCTGAAGGTGCACTACACGGCCGAGTTCTTCTGCGCCAACATGACGGTGGAGATGGACAACACCGACAAGCTGAAGGTGCTGTACGAAGACGCGCTGAAAGAGGGCATGGGCTTCGAGCCGCCCGACGTCAACCGCGGCGGCTACCGCTTCGAGCCCGTCAGCGACAAGCTGATCCGCTACGGCCTGGGCGCCATCAAGGGCACGGGGCAGCAGGCCATCGAGGCCATCGTGGCTGCGCGCGAAGGCCGGGGCAGCGGTCCTGCGGGCGGCGAGAGCGGGCCGTTCGCCAGCCTGTTCGACTTCTGCCGCCGCATCGACCGCACGCGCGTCAACAAGCGCACCGTCGAGGCGCTGATCCGCGCCGGCGCCTTCGATGCGCTGCAAATGAACCGCGCCGCGCTGGCCGCCGCGCTCGATCTGGCCTTCGACTTTGCCGCCGCCGCCGAGGCCAACGCCAACCAGGGCGGCTTGTTCGATCTGATGGACGACGGCCACGGCTCCAGCACGCAAGAGCCCGAGTTGCCGCAGATCACGCCCTGGGGCGTGAAGGAGCGCCTGTCGCTGGAGAAAACGGCGATTGGCTTCTACCTGTCGGGCCATCTGTTCGACGAGGTCGAGCGCGAGGTGCGCCAGTTCGTGCGCCGCCGGCTCGACGAGCTGGTCGACAGCCGCGAACCGCAACTGCTGGCCGGCATCGTGGGCGACTTTCGCGTTATCAACGGACAGCGCGGGCGACTGGGGCTGTTCAAGCTCGACGACAAGTCGCGCAGCCTCGACGCGCGCGTCGAGGAAAGCCTGATCCAGCAGCACCGCAACCTGCTGAAAGATGACGAGTTCATCGTCGTCATGGCCAAGGCCATGCCGGATCGCTTCTCGGGCGGGCTGCAGCTCAACGTGACGCAGATCTGGGACTTGCCGGCGGCGCGTTGCCGCTTTGGCAAGTTTCTGCGCGTGGCCGCTGGCGGTGGCAAGGCGCCGGATGTGCGCCGCCTGCTGGCTGAATATCCGCCGCAGGTTGAGCACACCGAACACGGCGACCTGCTGCGCGGCCTGCCCGTGCGCCTGCTCATCGAGCGCAGGCTCGACAAGGGCGGCGTGATGGCGCAGGTGCAGCTGGGTGATCAGGCGCAGTTCTTCCCCAGCGACGCCGCGCTGGCCAGCTGGATGGCGCAGGCGGACGACGGGCGGGCGGCCATCGTGTACGAGTGA
- the tolA gene encoding cell envelope integrity protein TolA, protein MNAATAERHEFAPPPAGGMGRALALALLAHLLLILALTWGLRWQRDAQEDAVEAELWSPTVQRAAPKAAPTPPEPAVEPAPPKPQPAPKPEPAVKAPPPPKPQVDEQERDAEIALAQKKKQEEARKAAAQREEDQRRREQERREAEQEKRELAQKKAAEDKKRQADEQRKLAAEKKKAEEAEERKQAAAEAKKKAEAEKRAEAEAERKAEAQAQVKAKAAAEAKARAAADARESEARRKAELARLSKLAGDADGGSAAGKGKGGGNAGGSDERDAGPSGNYAGRIRSAVRPNIVFTDDVPGNPVAEVEVRTGPTGQIISRRITKSSGVKSWDDAVLRALDRTEKLPSDNGRYWNPMLITFRLRD, encoded by the coding sequence ATGAACGCCGCCACCGCCGAACGCCACGAGTTCGCCCCGCCGCCCGCCGGCGGCATGGGCCGCGCGCTGGCGCTGGCGCTGCTGGCGCACCTGCTCTTGATCCTGGCGCTGACCTGGGGCCTGCGCTGGCAGCGCGACGCGCAAGAAGATGCCGTCGAGGCCGAGCTGTGGTCGCCCACGGTGCAACGCGCCGCTCCAAAAGCCGCACCGACACCGCCCGAACCCGCCGTCGAACCCGCGCCGCCCAAGCCGCAACCAGCCCCCAAGCCAGAGCCGGCCGTCAAGGCGCCGCCGCCGCCGAAGCCCCAGGTGGACGAGCAGGAGCGCGACGCCGAGATCGCGCTGGCGCAGAAAAAGAAGCAGGAAGAAGCCCGCAAGGCCGCCGCCCAGCGTGAGGAAGATCAGCGCCGCCGCGAGCAAGAGCGCCGCGAGGCCGAGCAGGAGAAGCGCGAACTGGCGCAGAAAAAGGCCGCGGAGGACAAGAAGCGCCAGGCCGACGAGCAACGCAAGCTCGCCGCCGAGAAGAAAAAGGCCGAAGAGGCCGAGGAGCGCAAGCAAGCCGCCGCGGAAGCCAAGAAAAAAGCCGAGGCCGAAAAACGCGCCGAGGCCGAGGCCGAACGCAAGGCCGAAGCGCAAGCCCAGGTCAAGGCGAAAGCCGCGGCCGAAGCCAAGGCCCGCGCCGCCGCCGATGCGCGCGAATCCGAGGCGCGACGCAAGGCCGAACTTGCGCGTCTGTCCAAGCTGGCGGGCGATGCCGACGGCGGCAGCGCGGCGGGCAAGGGCAAAGGCGGCGGCAACGCGGGCGGCAGCGACGAACGCGACGCCGGGCCATCGGGCAACTACGCCGGCCGCATCCGTTCCGCGGTCCGCCCCAACATCGTGTTCACCGACGACGTGCCAGGCAACCCGGTGGCAGAAGTCGAGGTGCGAACGGGTCCCACCGGGCAGATCATCAGCCGCCGCATCACCAAGTCGAGCGGCGTGAAGTCGTGGGACGACGCCGTGCTGCGCGCGCTCGACCGCACCGAGAAGCTGCCCTCGGACAACGGCCGCTACTGGAACCCCATGCTGATCACCTTCCGGCTGCGGGACTGA
- a CDS encoding ExbD/TolR family protein yields MPAVSSRGRGRRAMNEINMVPFIDVMLVLLIIFMVTATVITPGSINIPRAGQSSKAPDHPVTVMIDASGAIRADGGKNGPDLKNASEGDIFAAIASAAKSNPDLAVMVAADKDIAYQKVIDITSRLRQAGVGRVGLAVK; encoded by the coding sequence ATGCCTGCCGTCTCTTCCCGCGGCCGTGGCCGCCGCGCCATGAACGAGATCAACATGGTGCCCTTCATCGACGTGATGCTGGTGCTGCTGATCATCTTCATGGTCACCGCCACCGTCATCACGCCGGGCAGCATCAACATCCCGCGCGCCGGGCAGTCGAGCAAGGCGCCCGATCACCCGGTGACCGTGATGATCGACGCCAGCGGCGCCATTCGCGCCGACGGCGGCAAGAACGGCCCCGATCTGAAGAACGCCAGCGAAGGCGACATCTTTGCCGCCATCGCCAGCGCCGCCAAGTCCAACCCCGATCTGGCCGTGATGGTGGCCGCCGACAAGGACATCGCTTATCAGAAGGTGATCGACATCACCTCGCGCCTGCGTCAGGCCGGCGTGGGCCGCGTGGGCCTGGCCGTCAAGTAA
- the tolQ gene encoding protein TolQ — protein MNQDLSILHLVVNASFIVQLVMLLLLVGSITSWAAIFRKLRALKNIKTQNEEFERDFWSGTSLNDLYASAAQNAKQGGPMERIFASGMREYQKLRERRISDAATLLDGARRAMRASFQREMDAAETNLSFLASVGSVSPYVGLFGTVWGIMHAFTGLGALQQVTLATVAPGIAEALVATALGLFAAIPAVVAYNRFARDIDRIAIKQETFIEEFSNILQRNLGVQQPASATGY, from the coding sequence ATGAACCAGGACCTCTCCATCCTCCATCTGGTGGTCAACGCCAGCTTCATCGTGCAGCTGGTCATGCTGTTGCTGCTGGTGGGCTCCATCACCAGCTGGGCGGCCATCTTCCGCAAGCTGCGCGCGCTGAAAAACATCAAGACGCAGAACGAGGAGTTCGAGCGCGATTTCTGGTCGGGCACCAGCCTGAACGACCTGTACGCCTCGGCGGCGCAGAACGCCAAGCAAGGCGGCCCGATGGAACGCATCTTCGCCAGCGGCATGCGCGAATACCAAAAGCTTCGCGAGCGCCGCATCAGCGACGCCGCCACCCTGCTAGACGGCGCGCGCCGCGCCATGCGGGCCAGCTTCCAGCGCGAGATGGACGCGGCCGAGACCAACCTGTCCTTTCTCGCCTCGGTCGGCTCGGTGAGCCCTTACGTGGGCCTGTTCGGCACTGTGTGGGGCATCATGCACGCCTTCACGGGCCTGGGCGCGCTGCAGCAGGTGACGCTGGCCACCGTGGCGCCCGGCATCGCCGAGGCGCTGGTGGCCACCGCGCTCGGCCTGTTCGCCGCCATCCCGGCCGTGGTGGCCTACAACCGCTTCGCACGCGACATCGACCGCATCGCCATCAAGCAGGAGACTTTCATCGAGGAGTTCTCCAACATCCTGCAGCGCAACCTGGGCGTGCAGCAGCCCGCATCGGCCACGGGGTATTGA
- the ybgC gene encoding tol-pal system-associated acyl-CoA thioesterase, with the protein MVFEFPIRIYWEDTDAGGIVFYANYLKFFERARTEWLRSLGIHQHMLREQCGGMFVVAGAALKYLRPARLDDELIVTARLQEAGRAGMVLAQQAFLVSATPADRTLLCEGRIRAGWVDAQTMKPARIPSDILQKLHP; encoded by the coding sequence ATGGTGTTTGAGTTCCCGATCCGCATCTACTGGGAAGACACCGACGCCGGCGGCATCGTGTTCTACGCCAACTACCTGAAGTTTTTCGAACGCGCGCGCACCGAATGGCTGCGCAGTCTGGGCATCCACCAGCACATGCTGCGCGAGCAGTGTGGCGGCATGTTCGTGGTGGCCGGCGCCGCGCTCAAATACCTGCGCCCGGCGCGGCTGGACGATGAACTAATCGTCACCGCGCGGCTCCAAGAAGCCGGCCGGGCCGGCATGGTGCTGGCGCAACAGGCTTTTTTGGTGAGCGCCACGCCCGCGGATCGCACGCTGCTGTGCGAGGGCCGCATCCGCGCCGGCTGGGTCGACGCCCAGACCATGAAGCCGGCGCGTATTCCTTCCGACATCCTGCAAAAACTCCATCCATGA